ATCATAATTATACCCAAGCTCTGGCAGTTTAAACATAAAAAACCTCCTGTTTTAACTTTTGCCATGACAATTTTTATATTTTTTCCCACTCCCACAATAACAAGGCTCATTTCTGCCTATTTTAGGGGAACTTCTAACCACTTGAACATTAGAAGAGCTTTTATTTTCATTAATCACAATTCCTGAAAGTTCTTTGTGGATTGAATTAATATTTTTAGACTTCTTTACTGACCTAAAATCAGAAGACCTGCTATCTAATTTTAACTGAAGAACACGCCTTATGGTAGAAACTTTAATGTCTTTAATAAGCTCGCTAAATATTGAAAACCCTTCTTCTTTGTACTCTGTAATTGGATTTTTATTAGCATAAGATCTTAGATAAACAGCTTCCCTTAAAGAGTCTAAATTTGCAAGATGCTCTTGAAATTTAAAATCAATATTTTTTAAATATTCATATCTTAAAAATCCATTAAAAAGATCCTTACCAATTAAATCTTCCTTCTCGTCTAAATTTGCCTTTGCTATTTGCATTAACTTAGCCTTTAAATCAAGAGAATTAATATTTTCAATAGGACCAAGACTTTCAAGCATATATGCAAAAATTGAATTTACTTCATTTAAAAAAACATTTGTAACTACGCCACTTTTTGTCCCTTCAAGCAAAAAACTGAGATATTCTTCCAAGGCAATAAGAATACGATCTTTAATAGCTGTATCTTCAAGAATAGAATTTCTCTGGGAATAAATAAAATCTCTCTGCTTTGTAATAACATCGTCATACTCTAATAAATGCTTTCTAATTTCAAAATTTCTGTCCTCTACTCTTTTTTGAGCATTAATCAAAGATTTAGTTAAAAGAGAATGTGTAATAGGTTCTCCAGTTGCCATTCCAAGCCTACCCATTAATGACCTCAGGCTGTCTCCAGCAAAAAGACGCATTAAATCGTCTTCAAGAGACACATAAAATCTTGAGCGTCCAGGATCACCTTGTCTTCCGCTACGCCCACGAAGCTGGTTGTCTATTCGCCTTGATTCGTGACGTTCACTGCCAATAACATAAAGCCCACCAAGACTTTTAACCTCATTATAGTCTTTTAGATAATTTTCTCGTTCATTTTTAACAGCCTCTTGAAATTCTTCAAGGCTTACATTAGTCCCAATTTTTTTTCTAACCCTATGCTCAATATTGCCCCCAAGTTTAATATCCGTGCCACGGCCGGCCATATTTGTTGCTATTGTAACCGCATATTTTGCTCCAGCCTCAGCAATGATAAATGCCTCTTGAGAATGATTTTTTGCATTAAGAACTTCATGCTTAATCCCTCTATTTCTAAACATAGCTGATAAAATCTCGGATTTTTCAATAGAAACAGTTCCTACTAAAACCGGTTGACCCTTCTTGTAAGTTTTATAAACCTCATCTGTAATCGCATTAAACTTAAACTCTTCTGTATAATAAATGGTATCATCCTCGTCTATCCGCGCTAACAATCTATTTGTTGGAACTACAACTACATCAAGATTATATATTTTATGAAACTCCTTAGCTTCTGTATCAGCTGTACCTGTCATGCCAGAAATTTTATCAAACATTCTAAATAGATTCTGGAAAGTAATAGTTGCCATAGTCTTATTTTCATTAGCAACTCTAACTCCTTCTTTAGCCTCAATAGCTTGGTGAAGCCCATCGGAGTATCTTCTCCCCGTTAAAACTCGACCAGTAAATTCATCTACAATCTCAACCCCAGAATCACCAACAATATATTCTCTATTTTTTAAAAAAAGCAAATGCGCTTTCAAGGCTTGAGTCATATAATGAACATAATTAAAATTTGAATCGGTATACATAGAGCCATTAATAATGCCCTTAGAGATTAAAAGCTGTTCAAGATTATTAAACCCCTTAACAGTAAAAGAAACTCTTTTGGATTTTTCATCAATAGTATAATCACCATCAAGGTCATCTATTTCTAAAGGGTAATCGCCTGTTTTAGAATCCTTGGAACATTCCTTTAAAAAGGGTACAAGAGAATTAACTTCAAGATAAGCATTGGTGTCGCCCTCAGTAGGCCCTGAAATAATCAAAGGAGTTCTTGCCTCATCGATCAAAATAGAATCAATCTCATCAATAATACAATAATTAAACTTTCTTAAAGATTTTTCATTCAAGTCATAGCGCATATTATCCCTTAAATAATCAAATCCAAGTTCATTATTTGTAACATAAGTAATATCTTTAGCATACTGAGCTTTTCTTAGCTCATAATCCATATTAGATAAAACAACCCCGACACTAACACCCAAAAGATCGAAAACCGGCTTCATCCAATTGGAATCACGCTCTGCAAGATAGTCATTAACAGTAACAACAATAACCCCATCTCCTGTTAAACTATTTAAATAAGCCGCTTGAACTGATGAGAGAGTTTTTCCTTCTCCTGTTTTCATCTCTATTATTT
The nucleotide sequence above comes from Borrelia maritima. Encoded proteins:
- the secA gene encoding preprotein translocase subunit SecA, which gives rise to MLKAVLETTIGSKIKRDLKDYLPTLRNINKLERWALSLADEDFPKETEKLKDELKSGNSLESILERAFSLSREAARRRLKERPYDVQIIAGLALHKGKIIEMKTGEGKTLSSVQAAYLNSLTGDGVIVVTVNDYLAERDSNWMKPVFDLLGVSVGVVLSNMDYELRKAQYAKDITYVTNNELGFDYLRDNMRYDLNEKSLRKFNYCIIDEIDSILIDEARTPLIISGPTEGDTNAYLEVNSLVPFLKECSKDSKTGDYPLEIDDLDGDYTIDEKSKRVSFTVKGFNNLEQLLISKGIINGSMYTDSNFNYVHYMTQALKAHLLFLKNREYIVGDSGVEIVDEFTGRVLTGRRYSDGLHQAIEAKEGVRVANENKTMATITFQNLFRMFDKISGMTGTADTEAKEFHKIYNLDVVVVPTNRLLARIDEDDTIYYTEEFKFNAITDEVYKTYKKGQPVLVGTVSIEKSEILSAMFRNRGIKHEVLNAKNHSQEAFIIAEAGAKYAVTIATNMAGRGTDIKLGGNIEHRVRKKIGTNVSLEEFQEAVKNERENYLKDYNEVKSLGGLYVIGSERHESRRIDNQLRGRSGRQGDPGRSRFYVSLEDDLMRLFAGDSLRSLMGRLGMATGEPITHSLLTKSLINAQKRVEDRNFEIRKHLLEYDDVITKQRDFIYSQRNSILEDTAIKDRILIALEEYLSFLLEGTKSGVVTNVFLNEVNSIFAYMLESLGPIENINSLDLKAKLMQIAKANLDEKEDLIGKDLFNGFLRYEYLKNIDFKFQEHLANLDSLREAVYLRSYANKNPITEYKEEGFSIFSELIKDIKVSTIRRVLQLKLDSRSSDFRSVKKSKNINSIHKELSGIVINENKSSSNVQVVRSSPKIGRNEPCYCGSGKKYKNCHGKS